GAGGAATTCCTCGAAGATCGCTCGATCAGAGATCGCGACGACGCGATTGCGATCATAGGTCCTCGCCCAGGCTGTCTTCTCGCCGCGAACTGAGTTGGCGATATGGGCTTCCGACAGGGACCCGAGCTTGGCCCAAGCATCCTCGATGGCGCTGAGCTCGGATCGCAGCTTGAACTGCGGATAGGCCTGCGCCGGCAGCGGCTGGCGCAGCGGAAGGGCGCCACGCTTGTTCAGTTCCGCCTGCAGCGCCTGCGAACCCGGGCCGCCGGCCATGGCGAAAAAGCGATCGTCGACGAGAAGACCGCCTTCGGTCTGACCCATGAACTGCATGTGGGCAAAATAGACGATGCGCGGCGCGCTCACGGGGGCGACGGTGCCGCGCGACACCTGGATCAGGTGATTGATGGCCTGGAACAGAGAAATGCTCACAACGATATTCCTGAAATCGAGATTGGTTCGCAGTGTCCCGGCGGGTGCCGGACGGGTCAATCCGCGGGACCGACTTGCCCGTGGACGGGCGCTCCTGCCTTGCGTCGGCTCGACCTATCTTCGAGGACAACCAACGCCGCGGATGTCACATGCCGATCCTTTCAGTTCCCTTCACCTATGAGGCGACCGTTCGCTACAAGCGGAAGCGATCGACTTCGAAAGAGTGCTTTCGAGCTGAAATCCCGGTCTCGATCGCAGAGGTGGCCGATCATGACGCTCCCGTCGCGATCCGGACCAAGGACAAGTGGGCGCGTCCGGTCGAGCAGACCTACCGCTGGCGCGACGGCAAGCTTTGGACGAAGGAGCTGGTCCGGGAAAAACCCGTTTCCCTGAAGACGTTCA
The window above is part of the Hyphomicrobiales bacterium genome. Proteins encoded here:
- a CDS encoding conserved hypothetical protein (Evidence 4 : Unknown function but conserved in other organisms), whose protein sequence is MSISLFQAINHLIQVSRGTVAPVSAPRIVYFAHMQFMGQTEGGLLVDDRFFAMAGGPGSQALQAELNKRGALPLRQPLPAQAYPQFKLRSELSAIEDAWAKLGSLSEAHIANSVRGEKTAWARTYDRNRVVAISDRAIFEEFLWLHDA